The following coding sequences are from one Syngnathus acus chromosome 12, fSynAcu1.2, whole genome shotgun sequence window:
- the rab27b gene encoding ras-related protein Rab-27B, translating into MTDGDYDYLIKLLALGDSGVGKTTFLYRYTDNKFNPKFITTVGIDFREKRVVYTASNPNGMTAGKTFKVHLQLWDTAGQERFRSLTTAFFRDAMGFLLMFDLTSQQSFLNVRNWMSQLQANAYCENPDIVLVGNKADLADQREVQEKQAKELADKYGVPYFETSAATGVEVEKAVITLLDLVMKRMEQCVDKPPSEPSNGTGTTKLSTTQPDEKKCAC; encoded by the exons ATGACTGATGGGGATTATGACTACCTGATAAAGCTCCTTGCACTGGGAGACTCTGGTGTGGGGAAGACAACATTCTTGTACCGGTACACAGATAACAAGTTCAACCCCAAGTTTATCACCACAGTCGGCATCGACTTCAGGGAAAAAAGAGTG GTGTACACAGCTTCCAACCCCAATGGAATGACAGCAGGAAAAACCTTCAAGGTTCACCTACAGCTCTGGGACACAGCTGGACAAGAAAG GTTCCGCAGCCTGACAACAGCATTCTTCCGAGATGCCATGGGGTTCCTACTGATGTTTGATCTCACCAGCCAGCAGAGTTTCCTCAATGTCAGAAACTGGATGA GCCAGCTACAGGCCAATGCCTACTGTGAGAACCCGGATATAGTCTTGGTTGGAAACAAGGCAGACCTGGCTGACCAGCGTGAGGTTCAAGAAAAGCAAGCAAAAGAGCTGGCAGATAAATACGG GGTCCCATATTTTGAGACGAGCGCCGCGACTGGGGTGGAGGTGGAAAAGGCGGTGATCACGCTATTGGACCTGGTCATGAAGAGGATGGAGCAGTGTGTGGACAAACCGCCTTCAGAGCCATCTAATGGCACGGGGACCACAAAGCTCTCCACTACACAGCCCGATGAGAAGAAATGTGCATGCTAG